CGATAAAAATCAGTAAAATGGCCAGATAGCCCCAGAAAGGAATACCGGCTATGGGGGGTGCCTGGGCAAGCGGCCAGGCCAAAAAAATGCAGACGGTCCCCGCCACGGCAAATCTGGCCGTGTTACGAGCGTATCCTTTGCCTGTCTGCGACGTTTCCAGCGCTTCCTTGGGAGGCACCTGCCGGGCTTCCCAGGCCGGCTGAAATGCAGCCGTCACCGCAACCAACAGGGTCGTCGCCAGGCTGAACACAATTTCCCAGGTATCCAGGCTCAGGCTTTCCACCCTGACCCTCAGAAAAAGCGTGGAAACCGTCTGGCTGACCCCGTCGAGCATGTATATTACCAGGAGATTCCACAAAGGCAGAGCCACGAGCCAGCCCAGCAGCCCCAAGAAAGCCCCTTCTGCGATAAAGACGAAAAATAAGTGGTTGGCGGAGGCGCCCAGGGCTCTCAAAATAGCCAGCTCTTTGCGGCGCGAGGCCGCATTGAGGGCCACCAGGCTGTAGACGAGAAACATGCCCACGAACAGTGAAGCAAAGCTCAATATGGAAAGATTGAGCTGATAGGCTCTGATCATGCCCTTGCCGCTTTCTCCCGTCGCCGTGGGCGGCCCTAAAACGATGCCTTCGGGAAGCTGCTGCCGTAAGGCCTGCCGGTCATCTGCGTTCAAGCGCTTGTCGAGCATGATATCCACACGATCGACATGGCCGTAGGAGCCGGTGAACTCCTGAAAGGTGGCCATGTCCGTAACGGCAACATGGCCGCCTTCAGCGAGTGCCAAACCGTCACGGTCCAGTATGCCGGCAATGTCGAAGCGATGCGCCTGAAAGGCATGCATCAGCTCAAGGGAATCTCCCTGACCGAGCCCCAGGGTCCGGGCCAGGGGCGCCCCCAGCATCAGCGTATAGGGGCGGCTCAACAGGGAAAGCCACGCCTGGTTTTGCCGATCGCCCGTCCGGGCGACTTGCCAGCTTCTGAAAGGACGGTCTAAAATCGGATCGATACCGATGAGGAGAAAGGCGTCGGCGCCCTTTTTACGAGGAAGCACATAGGTGGTGCTTACCGGAGAAACCTCACGGATGGCGGCGTTTTTAAAAAGCCGGGCGATGACGGTTTCAGGCACATATCCACCCGGTCGTGTGATGACGAGATCGGCCTGGCCGGCAATCAGATTAACGCTTTTGGTAAAGCTGTCCATGGTGGCATCGATGGAAAGGCGCACACTGGCAAAAACGGCCGCACCGATGGCGATGCCGCCTAGCACCATCAAGGCTCGGCCGGGATGCCTGCGCATATCGCGCAGGCTGAACCAGACAAACAGCCGTATGAAGAATATCGCCCGGCCCATCATGAAATGCTGATCTCGCCGTCCTTCATCAGGACCCGCATGGTTGCCAGAGGGTCCGCCAGGGAGCTGTGGGTGGCGATGATGATGGTCCGGTCGGATTCCTGATGGAGTTTTGCCAGCAGTTGAATGACCGTCTCGGCATTGTGGCTGTCGAGGTTGCCGGTGGGCTCGTCCGCCAAAATAATGTCCGGGTCGTTTATCAGGGCCCGCGCAATGGCGGTACGTTGCATTTCACCACCGGAGAGTTGGGCCGGCAGGTGGTTGAGGCGGGGTGCAAGGCCCAGCCAGTCGAGAAGCCCCTTTCCCTTTTCTCTGGTTTGGGCCACCGGTTTTCCGGCGAAAAAGGCGGGAAGACAGGTATTCTCCAAAACATCGAGGGTGGGAAGCAAGTTGAAGGACTGGAAAACCATACCGATCTTTTCGCGTCGAAACCGTGTCAGTTCCCTGTCCGAAGCCGTGGCCAGGTCAACCCCCCCCACCAGCAGGGTGCCGCTTGTGGGATGATCCAGACCGGCCAGCAAAGACAACAGGGTGCTTTTTCCCGAACCGCTGTTTCCCCTGAGTACCACCAGTTGTCCGTTACCGATATCCATATCGATGGCATTGACACCGACCACCTGGCTCCTTGCCATGGAATAGACCCGTGTAAGCCCCCTGGCGGAGATGAGTGGTTGGTTTCGGCCGCCCACTGGTTCGGATTCCACATCTATATCGATCGACATACGTCTGTTCCAATTAAAACTTGATTAAAAAGCCGTTCCTGATATTTTCAAGCTGGCATACTGCCTGTGGGCACCATTTATACCCGTATTCATATAGGATTGCCAGCAGATATTGTACAGGACCTCGAGCCGGTTGTGCTATGCCGGATCGAATTGCTTTGTTGACAAACCGGCACCGTTCGTAAAATAAATGGTGATCAACCGATGCAAACAAGACATCCCATAGCGCCTTTTTTGTGGGCGGCCCTTCTGGCAATCGCTTTGACCGGCGCTGTCACGGGTTGCTCCGGAAGCCAAAGAAAATTCGATATGAAAGCACATGATAGCTTGGCCCCCTGTCCGGACCGTCCCAATTGCGTATCGAGCGAGGCGTCGGCTCCTGGACAGGCCGTTGCCCCCATGCAATTAGCAGGACGCTCAGATACGGAATGGGCGGACATCCAGGTGCTGATCGGCCGTTTGCCGCGCAGCGAAATTGTCACAGCCACCGATCG
This genomic interval from Deltaproteobacteria bacterium contains the following:
- a CDS encoding FtsX-like permease family protein, coding for MMGRAIFFIRLFVWFSLRDMRRHPGRALMVLGGIAIGAAVFASVRLSIDATMDSFTKSVNLIAGQADLVITRPGGYVPETVIARLFKNAAIREVSPVSTTYVLPRKKGADAFLLIGIDPILDRPFRSWQVARTGDRQNQAWLSLLSRPYTLMLGAPLARTLGLGQGDSLELMHAFQAHRFDIAGILDRDGLALAEGGHVAVTDMATFQEFTGSYGHVDRVDIMLDKRLNADDRQALRQQLPEGIVLGPPTATGESGKGMIRAYQLNLSILSFASLFVGMFLVYSLVALNAASRRKELAILRALGASANHLFFVFIAEGAFLGLLGWLVALPLWNLLVIYMLDGVSQTVSTLFLRVRVESLSLDTWEIVFSLATTLLVAVTAAFQPAWEARQVPPKEALETSQTGKGYARNTARFAVAGTVCIFLAWPLAQAPPIAGIPFWGYLAILLIFIGFSLNAPSLFRLTGRCLSPIVFRRIGIAAYLAMRYVRDSGVRSAVSIGALITAVALFTSLVIMIHSFRHTVTYWTEQTIQGDLFVSARMAPIHRFKYPIPAAALKTIDGYADDIDIVPNKRYFLTYNG
- a CDS encoding ABC transporter ATP-binding protein; translation: MSIDIDVESEPVGGRNQPLISARGLTRVYSMARSQVVGVNAIDMDIGNGQLVVLRGNSGSGKSTLLSLLAGLDHPTSGTLLVGGVDLATASDRELTRFRREKIGMVFQSFNLLPTLDVLENTCLPAFFAGKPVAQTREKGKGLLDWLGLAPRLNHLPAQLSGGEMQRTAIARALINDPDIILADEPTGNLDSHNAETVIQLLAKLHQESDRTIIIATHSSLADPLATMRVLMKDGEISIS